The following are encoded together in the Lactuca sativa cultivar Salinas chromosome 1, Lsat_Salinas_v11, whole genome shotgun sequence genome:
- the LOC111879244 gene encoding F-box/FBD/LRR-repeat protein At1g13570: protein MGKHKRRYVTRVGEDRISNLPEHLIDSILERVPFEDAVKTSIISKKWRYKWTSMKVLTFDNHFNAKIAKNGAIDYNEYISTINQVLNLHKGPISKFVIHIPPMLLDSFEEIDEWMMLLSRNNATKLVLYNSNRRYELPSHVFSCLGLTELILENCFFSPPLQFEGFHNLEELFLLHIDFGKSLSGNQMNLPQLKNLHFLECTNVHNFNIKATKMKSLILVTCPDANLLQLLENPSIVVFGVSFRTFEDFDRFEMINSISFLSSLTRIEDFLIEGNFLKFLSAEVIPKWFPLSMNSLKRLVLQDFEVGDLDQLYVALCLLRNSPNLDTLRVHFEEPRDFVFLALDHLEYPNCLDYTLKQLRTVEITCLEGLKVELLFIKLLLAHSPNLEKISIKPIRGLNIRRRFAIAKKVMRFPRASPKAEMIYLNPEK from the exons ATGG GGAAACATAAAAGGAGGTATGTAACTCGTGTTGGAGAAGACAGAATCAGTAACTTGCCAGAGCACTTAATAGACTCAATCTTAGAGCGGGTCCCATTTGAAGATGCTGTAAAAACAAGCATTATATCAAAAAAGTGGAGGTACAAATGGACCTCAATGAAGGTGTTGACTTTTGATAACCACTTCAATGCAAAAATTGCAAAAAATGGAGCTATTGATTACAATGAATATATAAGCACCATAAACCAAGTGTTAAACCTTCACAAGGGTCCTATCTCAAAATTTGTTATCCATATACCACCTATGCTTCTTGATAGCTTCGAAGAAATTGatgaatggatgatgttgttatcAAGAAACAATGCGACAAAACTCGTTCTTTATAATTCCAATCGACGTTATGAGCTTCCTTCTCATGTGTTTTCATGTTTAGGATTAACAGAGTTGATATTGGAAAATTGTTTCTTCAGTCCACCACTTCAGTTTGAAGGATTTCATAATCTTGAAGAACTTTTTCTTCTGCATATTGATTTTGGGAAGAGTTTAAGTGGAAATCAGATGAACTTACCACAACTTAAGAATCTGCATTTTCTTGAGTGTACGAATGTTCACAATTTCAACATCAAGGCTACAAAGATGAAGAGTTTGATTCTAGTTACGTGTCCTGATGCTAATTTGCTACAATTGCTGGAAAATCCTTCTATTGTTGTGTTTGGTGTATCTTTTCGGACTTTTGAAGATTTTGATAGATTTGAGATGATAAATTCCATCAGCTTTTTAAGTAGCTTAACAAGAATTGAAGACTTCTTAATCGAGGGTAATTTTCTTAAG TTTTTGTCTGCAGAAGTGATTCCAAAGTGGTTTCCATTATCAATGAACAGCTTGAAGCGTTTAGTGTTGCAAGATTTTGAAGTTGGTGATTTGGATCAACTTTATGTTGCTCTTTGTTTGCTTCGAAACTCACCAAATCTAGACACATTACGTGTGCACTTTGAG gAGCCTCGAGATTTTGTGTTCCTAGCTTTAGATCATTTGGAATATCCAAACTGCTTGGACTATACATTGAAACAGTTAAGGACTGTGGAGATAACATGTTTAGAAGGACTAAAAGTGGAATTGCTTTTTATAAAGCTTCTACTTGCTCATTCACCTAATCTTGAGAAGATCTCCATTAAACCAATTCGAGGTCTGAATATTCGAAGAAGATTTGCGATTGCTAAAAAAGTTATGAGGTTCCCTCGAGCCTCACCAAAAGCAGAAATGATCTACTTGAATCCCGAGAAATAG
- the LOC111879270 gene encoding uncharacterized mitochondrial protein AtMg00810-like, translating to MPPEEIMLMSSEEEPASYSEASRKKEWIQAMNDEIASIEKEQHLELSRTPKRKEANWIEMVARIETVRVILTLTDLNRWCVHHLNMKSAFLNGNLNEEHLGIEVNQQDKGITLKQEGYAKNILVKTRMLDCNPTKSPMEHKLSLTKDGDEELVNPTEYRSIVGCLRYLTHTRPDITFDVHVASRFMEKPTIKHLQAIKGILRYVKGTLSHGLVYSKGEKVNISGYTDSDLAKDVNDRRSRGGMVFYVN from the exons ATGCCACCAGAAGAAATCATGTTGATGAGCAGTGAAGAAGAACCTGCAAGCTATAGTGAAGCAAGCCGAAAGAAGGAATGGATACAGGCTATGAATGATGAGATAGCTTCAATTGAAAAAGAACAACACTTGGAGCTTAGTCGGACTCCCAAGAGGAAGGAAGCCAATTGGATTGAAATGG TGGCAAGAATAGAAACAGTTCGAGTCATCTTGACTCTTACAGACTTGAATAGGTGGTGTGTGCATCACCTGAACATGAAGTCAGCGTTCTTGAATGGGAATTTAAATGAAGAG CACCTGGGAATTGAAGTAAACCAACAAGACAAAGGAATCACATTAAAGCAGGAAGGTTATGCCAAGAACATTCTGGTCAAAACTCGCATGTTAGACTGCAATCCCACCAAAAGTCCAATGGAGCATAAACTCTCTTTGACCAAGGATGGTGATGAGGAGCTGGTAAATCCAACTGAGTacagaagcattgttggttgcCTAAGGTATCTCACTCACACTAGACCTGATATAACCTTTGATGTTCATGTAGCTAGTCGATTTATGGAGAAGCCCACCATAAAACACCTCCAAGCTATAAAAGGAATCCTTAGATATGTAAAAGGAACCTTAAGCCATGGTTTAGTCTATTCTAAAGGAGAAAAGGTCAATATTTCAGGCTATACTGATAGCGACTTGGCCAAAGATGTAAATGACAGAAGAAGCAGAGGGGGAATGGTGTTTTATGTAAATTGA